From the Budorcas taxicolor isolate Tak-1 chromosome 1, Takin1.1, whole genome shotgun sequence genome, one window contains:
- the MOBP gene encoding myelin-associated oligodendrocyte basic protein, with protein sequence MSQKVVKEGPRLSKNQKFSEHFSIHCCPPFTFLNSKREIVDRKYSICKSGCFYQKKEEDWICCACQKTRTSRRAPSPQRPKRQPAAPPAVVRAPAKPRSPPRPERQPRPRPEVRPPPAKQRPPQKAKQQPRSSPQRGPGPSRGGSPGKASRLKRRTKPTPRKK encoded by the exons ATGAGTCAGAAAGTGGTTAAGGAGGGCCCCAGACTCTCCAAGAACCAGAAGTTCTCCGAGCACTTCAGCATACATTGCTGCCCGCCGTTCACCTTCCTCAACTCCAAACGCGAGATCGTGGACCGCAAGTACAGCATCTGTAAAAGTGGCTGCTTCTatcagaagaaagaggaggactGGATCTGCTGTGCCTGCCAGAAGACCAG AACCAGCCGCCGCGCACCGTCCCCTCAGAGGCCCAAGCGCCAGCCAGCTGCACCCCCCGCGGTGGTCAGAGCGCCAGCCAAGCCACGGTCCCCTCCGAGGCCCGAACGTCAGCCACGCCCCCGCCCAGAAGTCCGACCTCCACCGGCCAAGCAGCGGCCCCCTCAGAAGGCCAAGCAGCAGCCGCGCAGCAGCCCCCAGAGAGGGCCAGGCCCCAGCCGTGGGGGGTCCCCCGGCAAAGCTTCTAG ATTGAAAAGGAGGACCAAGCCGACCCCTCGGAAGAAGTGA